The segment TGAGGAAACGCTGACGGGATTCAAGTGGATTTCCCGGGTGCCGGGACTTGTGTACGGCTACGAGGAAGCCTTGGGCTACTGCGTGGCGCCCGAACTTGTCAGGGACAAGGATGGCATTTCCGCCTCCTTGCTCATCGCCGAACTGGCGGCGGCGGCCAAGGCCGAAGGAAAGACGATCTTCGACACCTTGGACGAGATCTACCTCGTGCACGGCCTGCATGCGAGTGACCAGCTCAGCATCCGGGTGGCGGACCTTGGTTTGCTCGACGCCATGATGAACCGGCTCCGGGCCGATCCGCCCGAGTCTTTTGGCGGTTCCGCCATCGAGACCTTTGTGGATCTGGCCGAGGGAAGCGAACAACTTCCGCCGACCGACGGCCTCCTCTATCTGACTAGGGACCTTAGCCGCGTCATCATCCGGCCCAGTGGCACCGAGCCAAAGCTCAAGTGCTACCTGGAGGTCATCAAGTCGGTCGGTTCCGCAGCGGAACTCGCAGAAACCCGGCACGCTGCGCGGACCACTCTGGACCACATACTCGCCGACGTCCGTGAAGCGCTGGGACTCTAGCCTAGAGTTCGACTTCGATGAAGCCATCAACCACGCGGGTCTTGAATGCCGGAAGCCGGAGCCCGGGGTTTGAATAGCACTCACCGGTCTGCAGGTCGTAGACCTCCTTGTGCAACGGCGAGGCGATGGTGGGGCGTGATCCCCGGGAACCGGTGATGCCGCGGGCCATGACGTTGGCCAAGGTTGCGGGGTCCTGCTGGGCGACGGCGTAGACATTTTCGGCGTCGACACGGAAGAGCGCCACCTGCACGTCGTCGATCAGCGCTGCCTCGCCCCAAGCCGGTTCCAGCTCGTCCAACGGGCATACGCGGTGCCAGCCGGACGCCGTCGGCGCGCTCGTCAGTTGTTCTTCCCGTTCCAGAATGACGTGTTCTTCCCGTTCCAGAATGACGGTCATGTCAACCCCTCTCGCTATGCCTGCGCCCGGACAAATGCTGTCCGTTCCTTTCAGACGTTGGCCGCCAGGCGACCATACCTTCAAGGTAGGCGGGGAGTGTTTCACCGGAACGCAGCCAATGTGTCCGGTACGTAAAAGAGACCTCACACGTCCCGACATCCAATCGTGACCCAGAAGTTAAGACCACGAAACAAAAGGGAAACTGAAGAGAAACTGCGCGTCCGTAGTCTGAAGTGACAAGTTGCGGAGCACGTTCTGCGGCGTATGCGAAAGGCCACCAGTGACCGGACCCACTTCCACCCCAGAAAACCAGCGCCGTATTGTTGTCGCCGGCGGAGGCCCTGCGGCCCACCGTTTTGCCGATGCCATGCATACCCGCGGTCTCGAGGGCTGGCACGTCACGGTCCTGAGCGAGGAAGAGCACGTTCCGTATGACAGGGTCACGCTGAGCAAGGCCCTGACCGATATGGACTATGACCTCACCCTGGGCGACATGTCCATGTGGGAGCACGAATCCATCTCCCTGCGCACGGGCGAGCGGGTGGTCAAGATCAACCCCGAAGCCAAGTCCGTGGAGACCGCGGCCGGCAACACTTACGACTACGACCACCTGGTGGTGGCCACCGGCTCGGACGCGGCAGAGCTCCCCTTCCCCGGCGGCGAGCTCGCCCATGTCTACCGCACCCTCGACGACGTCTGGGCCATCAACAAGGCCGTTACCGAACTCACGGAGAAGCTCGGCAGGACCGTCAAGACCGTGACCATCGGCGGCGGCCTCCTCGGTTTGGAAGCAGCGGCAGGCACCATGGAGTTGGGCGCGCAGGCCACCGTCATCAACGGTTCGCGCTGGCTCATGAACGCCCAGCTGGATGAGGGCGCCGGCCAGGCATTGGGCCGACTGGTCACTGCCAAGGGACTCGAAGTTCTTACGGGAACCTACCCCGCCGAAGTATTGTCCGACGACGACGGCCAGGTCACCGGCGTCCTCATGATGGACGGCCGCATCATCCCGGCCGATATGGTCATCGCGTCCATCGGCATCCGCCCCCGCGATGAACTGTTCCGCGCCGCCCAAGACCCCACTGATGGCAAAGAACAGCTGTTCGAACTCGGCAAGAAGGGCGGCGTGGTCATCAACGACCACTGCGCCACCCCGGTCCCCGGCATTTGGGCCATCGGTGAGGTGGCGAACTTCGAGGGCATGTGCCTGGGGCTCGTGGCGCCGGCAAACACGATGGCCGAGATCGTGGCCGACCGCCTGCACGGCGGGCAAGCGACCTTCCCCGGCTTCGACACCGCCACCAAGCTCAAGCTCTCCGGCGTGGACGTGGCCAGCTTCGGCGACGCGTTCGCCACAACCGAGCATTCCCTGGAGATCGTCTACGCCGACCCGGCCCGGGGCGTCTACCAGAAGATCGTCACCACCGACGACGCCAAGACCCTGCTCGGCGGCATCTTCGTCGGCGACGCCACCCCCTATATGAGCCTGCGCCCCCTGCTCGGCCGGGAACTTCCCGCCGAACCCGGCGCCTATTTGACCGCCGCCGGGGGCGGGGACGCCCCGGACACCGAACTGCCCGATGACGCGATCCTGTGCTC is part of the Arthrobacter ramosus genome and harbors:
- the nirD gene encoding nitrite reductase small subunit NirD; translation: MTVILEREEHVILEREEQLTSAPTASGWHRVCPLDELEPAWGEAALIDDVQVALFRVDAENVYAVAQQDPATLANVMARGITGSRGSRPTIASPLHKEVYDLQTGECYSNPGLRLPAFKTRVVDGFIEVEL
- the nirB gene encoding nitrite reductase large subunit NirB translates to MTGPTSTPENQRRIVVAGGGPAAHRFADAMHTRGLEGWHVTVLSEEEHVPYDRVTLSKALTDMDYDLTLGDMSMWEHESISLRTGERVVKINPEAKSVETAAGNTYDYDHLVVATGSDAAELPFPGGELAHVYRTLDDVWAINKAVTELTEKLGRTVKTVTIGGGLLGLEAAAGTMELGAQATVINGSRWLMNAQLDEGAGQALGRLVTAKGLEVLTGTYPAEVLSDDDGQVTGVLMMDGRIIPADMVIASIGIRPRDELFRAAQDPTDGKEQLFELGKKGGVVINDHCATPVPGIWAIGEVANFEGMCLGLVAPANTMAEIVADRLHGGQATFPGFDTATKLKLSGVDVASFGDAFATTEHSLEIVYADPARGVYQKIVTTDDAKTLLGGIFVGDATPYMSLRPLLGRELPAEPGAYLTAAGGGDAPDTELPDDAILCSCNNVTAGNIRDAVNGCGSCEGNAPVRELGELKTCSRAGTQCGSCVPMLKKLLEGELTKSGIEVSKALCEHFSLSRQELFDAIRVLELDSFEDILAKYGTGAGCDICKPTIASILASQNSEYVLGAGRGTLQDTNDRALANMQKDGTYSVVPRIAGGEITPKGLGVIARVAEKYGLYTKITGGQRIDMFGARLEQLPEIWKELVEAGFESGQAYGKSLRTVKSCVGSTWCRFGVQDSVAMAINLEMRYRGLRSPHKLKMGVSGCARECAEARGKDVGVIATDKGWNLYVGGNGGFLPAHAQLLAQDLDDDTLIKYIDRYLMYYIRTADRLQRTARWQEELDGGLKHIEDVIIHDSLGIADDLETAMARHIDTYQDEWAETLKDPERLRRFRSFVNAPDQKDEAITFVPERGQIRPATNEEKGGVLIASTIPVRGQV